One window of the Hoplias malabaricus isolate fHopMal1 chromosome Y, fHopMal1.hap1, whole genome shotgun sequence genome contains the following:
- the LOC136679234 gene encoding nuclear receptor subfamily 0 group B member 1-like, giving the protein MAHCGSCQCSSTSSISNNNSSNNSSILYSLLNSDAPRASHAPRSPRLTAPSTHACACGAVKRVSVRAPHSACRAACAVLVKTLKFVKSVPCFRALPAEDQRALVRRGWAPLLVLGMAQDGMDFETAETAEVSLLQRILTGGEQQDSARTRTHAHTGVALADVQTIKTFLSKCWALDISTKEYAYLKGAILFNPDVAGLQCHRYIQGLQSEAHQALNEYVKMIHGGDTARFAKLFIALSMLRSINANVVAGLFFKPVIGSVNMEELLLDMFYGK; this is encoded by the exons ATGGCTCACTGCGGCAGCTGTCAGTGCAGCAGCACCAGCAGcatcagcaacaacaacagcagcaacaacagcagcatcCTTTACAGCCTCCTGAATAGCGACGCGCCTCGTGCGTCGCACGCGCCTCGCAGCCCGCGCCTCACAGCCCCCTCCACACACGCTTGCGCGTGCGGCGCCGTGAAGCGTGTGTCCGTGCGAGCGCCGCACAGCGCCTGCCGGGCGGCGTGCGCCGTGCTCGTGAAGACGCTGAAGTTCGTGAAGAGCGTGCCGTGTTTCCGCGCGCTGCCCGCGGAGGACCAGCGCGCGCTCGTGCGCCGTGGTTGGGCGCCGCTTCTCGTGCTCGGCATGGCGCAGGACGGGATGGACTTCGAGACGGCGGAGACGGCGGAGGTCAGTCTGCTGCAGCGCATCCTCACCGgcggagagcagcaggacagcgcgcgcacacgcacgcacgcgcaCACCGGCGTGGCGCTCGCGGACGTTCAGACCATCAAAACCTTCCTCAGCAAGTGCTGGGCGCTGGACATCAGCACCAAGGAGTACGCGTACTTAAAAGGAGCCATCCTGTTTAATCCAG aCGTTGCAGGTCTGCAGTGTCATCGCTACATCCAGGGGCTGCAGAGCGAAGCGCACCAAGCCCTGAACGAATACGTGAAGATGATCCACGGAGGAGACACGGCGAGGTTCGCTAAACTCTTCATTGCGCTCTCTATGCTGCGCTCCATCAACGCTAACGTAGTGGCAGggctcttcttcaaaccagtCATCGGCTCCGTAAACATGGAGGAACTGCTGCTCGACATGTTCTACGGAAAGTAG